In the Manis javanica isolate MJ-LG chromosome 12, MJ_LKY, whole genome shotgun sequence genome, TGTTGTAAGAtgagtcagaatttccttcctattAAAAACTGAATAACATCCCGTTGtatttatataccacattttgtgtaTCATCAAGGACACCTGTTTGttcccaccttttggctgttgtgaataatgctgctatgttgaattaagttttatttattttgaactgGTACCACATGCATATGGTACAAAATGCAGAAggaacagaagaggaaatgggaaaaggGTTTATGTTCCTCCTACCTGATCAATCCTTCCTTTCCCCAGAAGAACGGCTATCACCAGTTCTCAGAAAGAAACTTATGCTGAAGAATTTCTTAGAGATTCTAGTTgtgtaaagtatatatatatagtctacTTTTCACCTGAAATTCCACTCACCTGAGACATATACTAGGACCATCTTGCGGatcattctttctcatttatatgcacacacacacatttttatttttattgtagccatgtttccttaaaaaaatgtcttttttccttaaaatccCACACTGTCCCCATGGAAATAATGAATGCCCATAATGTGATGTGTATCATTCCAAGCCTTCTCCATGCTTGTGTAATTATATGGAACACCTATATTACACACAGGTAATACAAGGGATGTTTTGgccatctgattttaaaagagaGGCATCCTAGTATGTATACAATTGCCTCTTGCTTTTCTTACTTAATGATACACCATGGAAACCACGCCTTATTCTTTTAAATGACGGCAGAAAAGGCGGTGGCTTTGATGTACAATTCCTTCTGGCTCTGTGCATTTTAAACtgtttcttttctgcttcctaCATACTCATGGTGCCCAGTATAGGGCATATTGAGACCTGACCGCTGGCCTTGCACATTGATGTCACATGCCATATTCCTGCAAACCATGCCTATACTGCTTTGGCTTGCAGTAATTCAAATTATAGTAGAAGTAAATGCAAATTCCATAAGTACAAAATTCAAACCCAAACTAAATAAAAGCTCCAACTCAACTTCTCCTCCGCCAGACTCCCCAAATGCTGGGCCATCTGAATGCCTCTCCACATGGGGGGGAGTCCAAAGGAGGGAAAATTAGAGTAGGAAGACATAGTAGTCTTAACTAATGACcaaaatagctaacatttgcaaatcataggGACACCATGGCTAGGACTGTTCTCAGAGTCCTGAAGCACTTCATGGCAGATATGCCTCCCTGATACTATGTTCAGCATCTAAAAAAGGCACTGAGTTTTCATTACCAACTGTTTCTGATAACCTTCTCCAAAAAACCTATATTGTTTAATTACTTATTGAAGgacactgaaaaaaatccattttaaatatacCTCTGTGTAGAGGTCACATGGAATACACTTACAAATGGAATACATTTCCAGTTGCTGTCTTAAACGAATTTTGCTTATTGTGTCATAAAAGTTGGGCTCTGCCAAAGTTTCTGCTGTAGGCGGCACGCTGAATATCctcataattttccttttattcctaaaaCACCAGTGCAGAAGAGAGATTTGTATTAGTATCTGGAGGAGCCCAGCAGTTTCCTGGTGACAGTTATCAGAGGCTCCATTTGAACGTCTGCAATGACAATGAGTCCATCTTCTATTTTTGTCTCTGAAATGCTTCCTTGGCTCAAGTATTCTTTCTTTTACTAAAAAATACAAGGCTGTACATGTACAGCCACAgggttataaaaaagaaaagaaagtaggtCAACACATTCACTTAACAAAGTGACTTGCCTCCATTGGGCTTCCACCCAGCACCACTCCAAGAAGTAGAATATTGCACGGAAAAACGCACAACCAAGAAAATATCtgattttttccctccttctcatGTTATCCCAATAAAGATAAATTATTGGGTTATAGAATAAACAGAATGTGAGCAGAccttaattttggaaaataacgaataaacatatttcttaaaTACAATAGGATGCCCTGAGAAGGGCCCTCTACTCACAGTTAACAGTGTGTCTACTTTTAAAATAGTGGGGTGGGTAGGAGGCAGCAGCTATTTTTAGTGGAAAGCTGCTACCTGCAAGTGACCCGGTAAGGAAGTGGGGAGTCTTGACCATCCCCAGGGGTCCAGGTGGCCAACAGCCAGCTGCTCTGGGGGACATGTGGCTGGGAAGGGCCCGCCCGAGTGTCTGAGAGCAAGTGTGGGCTCTGAACTACTCCCCAGGCCAAATGTCAATCACTTCTGGATTACTAATTGTTTTAAACTATCTAGTGCCTCTCTGACCTTGGTAGCGGGCAGTATGAAGCACAATGCTATAAGCAGAAGCAACTCGGTCCAGCTGAAACTGCTTTTCCTCTTCCAAGCATCTCCCTCTTTTTTTCGACTTTACTTAAAGGAAAGAAGCCAGGGAGTGTGGAAAAGAACAGTTAAATTACACTCCAACACCTGGAATTAAAGCAGGAAATATTTATGTCAGTTCTACCTTATGTGGCACACAGAGACAAAGGTTAAAGGTCCTGGTTCTCAAGAGACAGAAGTTTTTGTGGAATGAGAGAGAAGTAATCAGATTATACCAATATTATTCAGTAAGTGCTACGATATGGCCATGCACAAGAATCAGGAGGGGGAGCTTAAGTGCGGGAAGGGAGAACTGCTGAACCCCAGAAGAGTAAGTGTTTTTGTATTTCAGGGACATGGGTCAAAAAAATGTGCCCCTCAGAGGGTAACGGCGAGCCCAAGAAAGACAATAAAACCGAGCTGTATCAGCAACAGCAGATGGGGTAGCCGACCCCGGGGCCCAGAGCTGCATTTACATCTACATCTCCTAAAGCAAGAGGGTTTTTCAAGGCCAAACCTGGTGTCCAGTGCTCAAGGACAGACCTGAGTAGGCAGCGCTTTCAGAGCAGAGGCAAAAATGctgatgaaattatttttgtgcatttaattcaggtaaaacacacacacacacctgcaaaaCTTTTAAATACCCAGTTTCTTTATCTACCCTGAGATAACACAGAATATACCTCTTGGCATACATGAAGAGGCCAAAGCTCACAAGGATCACTACCAAGTAGACATTGGTGGCTTCATTCCAGGCCTCGTGAATGCTGTAATCCATCGAGCCATCGTCACCCATCACCCCGTAACCTCCAGGCATGGGGCCCTAAGAGGGAAGAGACGGCAGGGTTTTTTGGAGTCAGTGATGGTTATGACCGTCGGGAGAAAGGCTGGCGAGCAGATGGCCTGTTGGCCACCTCCAGCACAGCACTGTGGCTGCCCAGGGGACAAGAATGGCTCTACTTTTCACACAGATACCTTTTAGATGGTGACAAGTAGCTATACGGTACCCTTGGTTTTTacagcctgaaatatttacaatctggaatacatttaagaaaaagcaTGCCAAGCCCTGGTCTAGACAAGGGCATGGAACACATCCCCCATatcttttactttgaaatgttaCATCTCCTGCATAAAGGTCAAAACTTGGGATTTAAAGTATCATATTACTAAAAGGATATGCTGTTGAAATGTTATTGCTGTTTCCAAACCATAACAATCACCAAGAAGAAAGCAACCcagtactttattttaaattttcttatactgaggtacataaaataaaatgcaccaaTCTCAGCGTACAGCTTGAcgaattttgacatatgtatacaatCATGTAACCATCtgccagatca is a window encoding:
- the LOC140845150 gene encoding small integral membrane protein 19, with translation MPGGYGVMGDDGSMDYSIHEAWNEATNVYLVVILVSFGLFMYAKRNKRKIMRIFSVPPTAETLAEPNFYDTISKIRLRQQLEMYSISRKYDCQQPQSQTDSVQLSLE